In Pseudoalteromonas sp. NC201, a single window of DNA contains:
- a CDS encoding exo-beta-N-acetylmuramidase NamZ family protein produces MFQSLRILLLLVFCCVPLTVEALTLGAERAEEYLPVLKGKRVGLIVNQTSRIEDQHLVDYLLNKEVDVKKVFAPEHGFRGNYDAGAKVDDATDVKTGLPIISLYGSNKKPRPEQLKDIDVLIFDIQDVGLRFYTYISTMHLAMEAAADANIEFWVFDRPNPNIAYVDGPLLEKPFQSFVGMHPIPVLHGMTVGELATMIKGEGWLTSLKAPQLRVFPMRNYSGTTEYRLPIPPSPNLPNQQAIYLYPSLCFFEATPISVGRGTDFPFQVFGYPGPKLGEFQFTPRPVLGAASNPKLNGVTAFGKDLRNSNVRGFDLTWFVAAYAQFKHENKAFFQSPGFLDKLAGTDKVRKAIESGQSASELRKLWQQDVQDFLKQRKKYLLYPRL; encoded by the coding sequence ATGTTTCAATCACTCAGAATTTTATTACTACTTGTTTTTTGTTGTGTTCCTTTAACTGTTGAAGCGCTTACATTAGGTGCTGAGCGCGCAGAAGAGTATTTACCTGTGTTAAAAGGTAAGCGCGTCGGATTAATCGTAAACCAAACATCCCGCATTGAGGACCAACATCTAGTTGATTACTTACTTAATAAAGAAGTGGATGTTAAAAAGGTCTTTGCACCGGAACATGGTTTTCGTGGTAATTATGATGCGGGTGCTAAAGTAGATGATGCAACAGATGTGAAAACTGGGCTACCAATCATTTCGCTTTATGGTAGTAATAAAAAGCCAAGGCCTGAGCAGCTCAAAGATATCGATGTGCTTATTTTTGATATTCAAGATGTGGGGTTACGCTTTTATACTTATATCAGCACTATGCACCTCGCGATGGAAGCTGCAGCCGATGCAAATATTGAATTTTGGGTTTTTGATAGGCCAAACCCAAATATCGCATATGTTGATGGCCCATTATTAGAAAAACCATTTCAATCTTTTGTTGGTATGCATCCCATTCCCGTATTGCATGGCATGACCGTTGGCGAACTTGCGACTATGATTAAAGGAGAAGGGTGGTTAACCTCGCTTAAAGCGCCACAGTTACGTGTATTTCCAATGCGAAATTATAGCGGTACCACCGAATACAGATTGCCGATACCACCAAGTCCTAACCTACCAAACCAACAAGCAATCTACTTGTATCCATCTTTGTGCTTTTTTGAAGCGACACCTATTTCTGTTGGTCGTGGAACGGATTTTCCCTTTCAAGTTTTTGGCTATCCAGGCCCTAAGTTGGGTGAGTTTCAGTTCACTCCTCGACCAGTACTAGGTGCGGCTTCCAATCCTAAATTAAATGGTGTGACTGCGTTTGGGAAGGATTTAAGAAACAGCAATGTACGAGGTTTTGACCTAACTTGGTTTGTTGCTGCATACGCACAGTTCAAACACGAGAATAAAGCGTTTTTTCAGTCCCCCGGTTTTCTCGATAAGCTTGCAGGCACGGACAAAGTCCGCAAAGCCATTGAATCTGGCCAATCGGCATCAGAGCTGAGGAAACTGTGGCAGCAGGATGTACAAGATTTTTTAAAGCAGCGGAAAAAGTATTTATTATACCCGAGACTGTAA
- a CDS encoding MurR/RpiR family transcriptional regulator, with protein MSTFVKIKALRPSLSNSEAKLADFTLNSGDKIRALSSVELAREAGVSQSSVVKFAQKLGYKGFPAFKLAVVDALNEQTDTSAAIDELISSNDSIELIADKLQLKQQNVISETRKLNSAKQFENAIQLVKNARKVIVCALGSTFTMAQDLTWKLQKLGIPAIAQVDEISASSFIATMGKDDLFIVISNTGTSKSLLTLTNQALDNGCKCLAISRYGSHSLAEMADAILYCINEGEPLKHSGMLSRTSQAYLIDVLFTALAQSNLHWQKRVDKANENMQVLRSE; from the coding sequence ATGTCTACATTTGTCAAAATAAAAGCACTTCGTCCATCACTCTCAAATAGTGAAGCAAAGCTTGCTGACTTTACCTTGAACTCGGGCGATAAAATCCGTGCGCTTTCCTCCGTTGAGCTGGCACGCGAAGCCGGTGTCAGCCAATCTAGCGTCGTAAAATTTGCCCAAAAGCTGGGGTATAAAGGATTTCCAGCATTTAAACTTGCCGTTGTTGATGCGCTCAACGAGCAAACAGATACCAGCGCAGCAATTGATGAGTTAATTTCCAGTAATGACTCCATCGAGTTAATCGCAGATAAATTACAACTAAAACAGCAAAATGTTATTTCCGAAACTCGAAAACTTAACTCAGCAAAACAGTTTGAGAACGCAATTCAGTTGGTGAAAAACGCACGAAAAGTCATCGTATGTGCACTTGGTAGTACCTTCACTATGGCCCAAGATTTAACTTGGAAACTCCAAAAGCTTGGTATTCCGGCAATTGCTCAGGTCGATGAAATCAGTGCCTCTAGCTTTATTGCAACGATGGGAAAAGACGATCTTTTTATTGTGATCAGCAATACAGGAACCAGCAAGAGCTTGCTAACCTTGACTAATCAAGCTCTGGATAATGGCTGTAAATGTCTTGCCATTTCACGTTATGGTAGCCACTCACTCGCGGAAATGGCAGATGCGATACTGTATTGCATCAATGAAGGGGAGCCACTTAAGCATTCAGGTATGCTGTCTCGTACTTCTCAAGCCTACCTTATTGATGTTTTATTCACTGCACTCGCGCAATCTAACCTGCATTGGCAAAAACGTGTGGATAAGGCCAATGAAAACATGCAAGTATTGCGTAGTGAGTAA
- the lysS gene encoding lysine--tRNA ligase, with the protein MTDHNQDENKLIAERRGKLDAIRENCPANGHPNSFRREDYTQDLQAKFGDKSKEELVELDHHVSVAGRLLAKRGPFLVLQDMKGRIQAYASKDVQKDLKEKYGQLDIGDIVGVKGPLHKSGKGDLYVDMVEYELLTKSLRPLPEKFHGLTDQEAKYRQRYVDLITNMDTRETFRIRSKVIEGIRRFLAERDFMEVETPMLQVIPGGASARPFVTHHNALDIDMYLRIAPELYLKRLVVGGFDRVFEINRNFRNEGLSTRHNPEFTMIEFYQAYADYNDLMNLTEDMLRTVAQDVLGTTTVVNTVKNAEGEVTETIEYDFGSAFQRLSMADAILQYGPDAEAQAEIFKDPENHFEALKAYAKKVHVKIPENCVWGPGKFLCEIFEEVAEHRLIQPTFITEYPWEVSPLARRNDENPFITDRFEFFVGGRELANGFSELNDAEDQAARFARQVEEKDAGDDEAMHYDADYIRALEHGLPPTAGEGIGIDRLVMLFTDSPTIKDVILFPHMRPEVQAEQ; encoded by the coding sequence ATGACAGATCACAATCAAGACGAAAATAAACTTATTGCTGAGCGTCGTGGCAAGCTAGATGCGATCCGGGAAAATTGCCCTGCGAATGGCCACCCGAACTCATTCCGCCGCGAAGACTACACACAAGATCTACAGGCTAAGTTTGGTGATAAATCGAAGGAAGAGCTAGTAGAACTTGATCATCATGTTTCTGTTGCGGGTCGTTTGCTTGCGAAACGTGGTCCTTTCTTAGTGTTGCAAGACATGAAGGGTCGTATTCAGGCTTATGCTTCAAAAGACGTACAAAAAGACCTAAAAGAGAAGTATGGTCAATTAGATATCGGCGATATCGTTGGTGTTAAAGGTCCGCTTCATAAATCCGGTAAAGGCGATTTATACGTCGACATGGTTGAGTATGAACTACTGACTAAGTCGCTACGTCCACTACCTGAAAAGTTCCACGGCCTGACTGACCAAGAAGCAAAATACCGTCAGCGTTATGTTGATTTGATCACTAACATGGACACACGCGAAACATTCCGTATTCGTTCAAAAGTGATTGAAGGTATTCGCCGTTTCTTAGCCGAGCGTGACTTTATGGAAGTGGAAACGCCGATGCTACAGGTTATTCCTGGCGGTGCGTCTGCACGTCCTTTTGTAACGCATCACAATGCACTAGATATTGATATGTATCTACGTATCGCGCCTGAGCTATATCTTAAGCGTTTAGTGGTTGGTGGTTTTGATCGTGTGTTCGAAATCAACCGTAACTTCCGTAACGAAGGTTTATCTACGCGTCATAATCCAGAGTTCACTATGATTGAGTTCTATCAAGCATACGCGGATTACAATGATTTGATGAACTTGACTGAAGACATGTTACGCACCGTGGCACAAGACGTGTTAGGCACTACTACGGTTGTTAATACTGTGAAGAATGCTGAAGGCGAAGTGACAGAGACGATTGAGTATGACTTTGGCAGTGCGTTCCAGCGTTTGTCTATGGCTGATGCTATTTTACAATATGGCCCAGATGCTGAAGCACAAGCTGAAATCTTCAAAGATCCAGAAAACCACTTTGAAGCACTAAAAGCATACGCTAAGAAAGTTCACGTTAAGATCCCTGAAAACTGTGTATGGGGTCCAGGTAAGTTCCTATGTGAAATCTTCGAAGAAGTCGCTGAACACAGACTTATCCAACCGACGTTCATTACTGAATATCCTTGGGAAGTGTCACCGCTTGCACGTCGTAACGATGAAAATCCATTTATCACAGACCGCTTCGAGTTCTTCGTGGGTGGCCGTGAGCTTGCAAATGGTTTCTCTGAGCTTAATGATGCTGAAGATCAAGCTGCGCGCTTTGCTCGCCAAGTGGAAGAAAAAGATGCAGGTGACGATGAAGCAATGCACTACGATGCGGATTATATCCGTGCGCTAGAGCATGGTTTACCACCAACAGCAGGTGAGGGGATTGGTATCGATCGCCTTGTGATGTTGTTCACGGACTCACCGACTATTAAAGACGTTATCTTGTTCCCGCATATGCGTCCTGAAGTGCAAGCTGAACAGTAA
- a CDS encoding Na+/H+ antiporter NhaC family protein, with translation MAWYSILPPLIAIAVVFWRKEVIIALILALVSSEFLLAVHGQQSLVAGTFVGSIERVIEVATSAGNSRILIFSIVIGALLAFIRESGGVAATVNMLLNRGVAKSKRQVGLLTMFTGTAVFIESNMSVLTSGIVARGLFDRFKMSRARLAYIIDSTSAPVCILILLNGWGAYVLGLLSNYELEQSAVSILWGSVAFNFYAIIALLIVLYTIVFDKVHGPMKAAEQELKHHTAEISSGPSATKSRYMLIPLLTLIVSMLGFMFWTGNGVLANGSGSKSVLYATLLASTVAYLLLLTGKRFSHHELMDVGFKGMGELLPLVSIVLLSLTLGASLKELGTGTFVASLVGDYLPIYLIVPVLFITGAIMSFTTGTSWGTFAILIPIGVPLIQSLGLPPSLVLGAILSGGIFGDHCSPISDTSAVSALASGCDLLTHVKTQLPYALVGGVLAIISFFIASLIMI, from the coding sequence ATGGCTTGGTACTCGATTTTGCCACCTTTGATTGCGATTGCAGTCGTGTTTTGGCGTAAAGAAGTGATTATCGCTTTGATTTTAGCGTTAGTTTCTTCCGAATTTTTATTGGCTGTACATGGCCAGCAGTCGCTAGTTGCTGGCACATTTGTAGGCAGTATCGAACGTGTTATTGAGGTTGCGACATCGGCAGGTAACAGCCGGATCTTGATTTTTAGCATTGTGATCGGTGCATTGCTTGCCTTCATCCGAGAGTCAGGTGGGGTTGCTGCAACGGTGAATATGCTGCTTAATCGAGGCGTCGCTAAGAGTAAGCGTCAGGTTGGCTTACTGACCATGTTTACTGGCACGGCTGTGTTTATCGAATCAAATATGAGTGTACTAACTTCTGGTATTGTTGCGAGGGGGCTATTTGACAGGTTCAAAATGAGTCGGGCTCGTTTGGCTTATATCATCGATAGTACTAGTGCTCCTGTATGTATTTTGATTTTACTTAATGGCTGGGGAGCTTATGTGCTTGGGCTGCTGAGTAACTACGAACTTGAGCAGTCAGCAGTGAGTATTTTATGGGGTAGTGTCGCGTTTAACTTTTATGCGATTATCGCGCTGTTAATTGTTCTCTATACGATTGTCTTTGATAAAGTTCATGGACCGATGAAGGCTGCGGAACAAGAGTTAAAACACCATACGGCTGAAATAAGTAGTGGGCCGAGTGCTACCAAGTCGCGTTATATGCTGATCCCTTTATTAACGCTGATTGTAAGTATGCTTGGATTTATGTTTTGGACTGGCAATGGTGTATTGGCAAATGGTAGTGGCTCTAAATCAGTACTTTATGCCACACTCTTAGCTTCAACGGTTGCATATTTGCTGCTTTTAACCGGCAAGAGATTTAGTCATCACGAGCTAATGGATGTTGGGTTTAAGGGAATGGGAGAACTGCTGCCATTGGTAAGTATTGTGTTACTCTCTTTGACCTTAGGTGCAAGTCTAAAAGAGTTAGGAACAGGGACTTTTGTTGCGTCTTTAGTTGGTGACTATTTGCCTATTTACTTGATAGTGCCTGTACTCTTTATTACTGGTGCAATCATGTCATTTACGACTGGTACATCATGGGGCACCTTCGCCATATTAATACCTATTGGTGTGCCACTTATTCAATCGCTAGGCTTACCGCCGTCGCTTGTGCTTGGTGCTATCTTAAGTGGCGGAATATTTGGTGATCACTGCTCGCCTATCTCTGATACCAGTGCGGTATCGGCACTGGCATCTGGATGTGACTTACTGACTCATGTTAAAACCCAGTTGCCTTATGCATTGGTGGGCGGGGTATTAGCAATTATCAGCTTCTTTATTGCCAGCCTTATTATGATTTAA
- a CDS encoding RNA polymerase sigma factor has product MLSSLKMWRARATSNVEDPLYEYATTGKVKYLEQVIERYQGDLFHFLKTQTQAASAEDICQKTWLKVIEKKSAYRQQGHPKAYLFHIARNLLIDSIRASGKLSELTDSKVGMTSSNEFTKTSEEQWLYQQIATLPLLQKEALSLQLEGFSLAEIAQIVGATQETVKTRIRYAKETLKSQVGENHE; this is encoded by the coding sequence ATGCTGAGTAGCTTGAAAATGTGGCGTGCTCGCGCCACCAGCAACGTAGAAGATCCGCTTTATGAATATGCGACGACGGGTAAAGTAAAATACCTAGAGCAAGTCATTGAGCGCTATCAAGGTGATTTATTTCACTTTCTAAAAACACAAACACAGGCGGCGTCGGCAGAAGATATATGTCAAAAAACATGGCTAAAAGTCATCGAAAAGAAAAGCGCTTATCGACAACAGGGTCACCCCAAGGCTTACTTGTTTCACATTGCACGTAACTTGCTAATCGATTCAATCAGGGCGTCAGGTAAACTCTCTGAGTTGACAGATAGTAAAGTAGGTATGACCAGCTCCAATGAGTTTACAAAAACATCGGAGGAACAGTGGCTATACCAGCAAATTGCTACACTTCCTTTATTACAAAAAGAGGCGCTAAGCTTACAGTTAGAAGGGTTCAGCTTAGCTGAAATAGCACAAATTGTAGGGGCCACGCAAGAGACTGTAAAAACTCGAATTAGATACGCAAAAGAGACACTAAAGTCTCAAGTGGGTGAAAATCATGAGTAA
- the prfB gene encoding peptide chain release factor 2 (programmed frameshift): MFEVNPVINQIKEIRERTELLRGYLDYALKQERLEEVNAELEDPAVWNEPERAQALGKEKSNLEVIVETIDNLVAGADDAEGLVELAVEAEDEETFTEAEQEVNGLVEQLEKLEFRRMFSGEQDANDAYIDLQSGSGGTEAQDWCNMLLRMYLRWAEAKGFKAEIVEATDGDVAGIKGATVKVTGEYAYGWLRTETGVHRLVRKSPFDSGGRRHTSFASVFVYPEIDDNIEIDINPADLRIDVYRASGAGGQHVNRTESAVRITHLPTNTVVQCQNDRSQHKNKDQAMKQLKAKLFELELQKQNAEKQAQEDAKSDIGWGSQIRSYVLDDSRIKDLRTGIENRNTQAVLDGDLDKFIEASLKSGL; this comes from the exons ATGTTTGAAGTGAATCCTGTGATTAACCAAATCAAGGAAATTCGCGAACGTACAGAGCTTCTTAGGGGGTATCTT GACTACGCTCTAAAGCAAGAGCGTTTAGAAGAAGTTAATGCCGAATTAGAAGATCCCGCTGTATGGAATGAGCCGGAAAGAGCCCAAGCACTGGGCAAAGAAAAATCGAATTTAGAAGTGATTGTTGAAACCATCGACAATCTTGTGGCTGGTGCCGATGATGCGGAAGGTCTGGTTGAGCTTGCCGTAGAAGCCGAAGATGAAGAAACCTTCACTGAAGCAGAGCAAGAGGTCAACGGTCTTGTTGAGCAGCTGGAAAAACTAGAGTTTCGTCGTATGTTCTCGGGCGAGCAAGATGCCAACGATGCTTACATCGACTTACAGTCAGGCTCTGGCGGTACTGAAGCTCAAGACTGGTGTAACATGTTGCTGCGTATGTACTTGCGCTGGGCTGAGGCGAAAGGCTTTAAAGCCGAAATCGTTGAAGCGACAGATGGCGATGTTGCTGGTATTAAGGGCGCGACAGTTAAAGTCACGGGCGAATATGCTTACGGTTGGCTTCGTACAGAAACGGGCGTACACCGCTTAGTACGTAAGAGTCCTTTTGATTCAGGCGGCCGTCGTCATACTTCGTTTGCTTCTGTATTCGTTTACCCAGAAATTGACGACAATATCGAAATCGATATTAATCCTGCAGATCTTCGTATCGATGTATATCGTGCATCGGGCGCGGGTGGTCAGCACGTTAACCGTACAGAATCTGCGGTACGTATTACACACTTACCAACCAATACGGTAGTGCAGTGTCAGAATGACCGTTCGCAGCACAAGAACAAAGATCAAGCGATGAAGCAGTTAAAGGCGAAATTGTTTGAACTTGAACTGCAAAAGCAAAACGCTGAAAAGCAAGCCCAAGAAGATGCAAAATCTGACATCGGCTGGGGCAGCCAAATCCGTTCATACGTGCTAGATGATTCACGTATTAAAGATTTGCGTACAGGTATTGAAAATCGCAATACCCAAGCCGTACTAGACGGCGATTTAGACAAATTTATCGAAGCAAGCCTGAAATCAGGCCTTTAA